A genomic segment from Chitinophagaceae bacterium encodes:
- a CDS encoding Ldh family oxidoreductase, which produces MRNFSYTELFEFSCKIFLAIGCSKQNAAQAATVLLSADLRGIDSHGIARLSGYVRLCEVNRINANPNIKILHETASTAVVDGDAGLGLIVAPIAMQIAMEKANKVGTGWVSVQNSNHFGIAGYHAMLALPQEMIGIAMTNASALVAPTYSRERLLGTNPIAVAVPAGSEPPFVADFATTTAANGKLEILQRLNKPAPEGWVQTKDGSSSTNAGELKNGGALLPLGGDKEHGSHKGYMLGSIVDFFSGILSGANFGPWVPPFPAYLPMPENMPGKGIGHFLGAMRIDAFRPAEDFKMDMDSWIKRVKKAKTIKGKERIVIPGEPEAEMEKYRKINGFNLDAQVIADLAQLAAKFSIPF; this is translated from the coding sequence ATGCGTAATTTTTCTTACACTGAATTATTTGAGTTTTCCTGTAAAATATTTTTGGCCATTGGCTGCAGCAAGCAAAATGCAGCACAGGCAGCAACGGTTTTACTGAGCGCCGACTTAAGGGGAATTGACAGCCATGGCATAGCCAGGCTAAGTGGATATGTAAGGTTGTGTGAAGTAAATAGGATTAATGCCAATCCCAATATTAAAATTTTACATGAAACCGCATCCACAGCCGTTGTAGATGGCGATGCCGGACTGGGCCTTATTGTTGCACCAATTGCCATGCAAATTGCAATGGAAAAAGCCAACAAAGTAGGAACAGGATGGGTGAGTGTGCAAAACAGCAACCATTTTGGTATTGCAGGTTACCATGCAATGCTGGCGCTTCCACAAGAAATGATCGGTATTGCTATGACAAATGCTTCGGCACTTGTGGCACCAACTTATAGCAGGGAAAGATTATTGGGCACAAACCCTATTGCCGTAGCAGTACCTGCAGGAAGTGAACCGCCTTTTGTAGCCGATTTTGCTACTACAACTGCTGCAAACGGCAAATTAGAAATATTACAAAGGTTGAATAAACCAGCACCTGAAGGATGGGTGCAAACCAAAGACGGGAGCAGCAGCACCAATGCAGGTGAATTAAAAAATGGTGGCGCTTTGTTGCCCCTTGGCGGCGATAAGGAACATGGCAGCCATAAAGGATATATGCTTGGAAGTATTGTAGATTTTTTTTCGGGCATCCTTAGCGGGGCAAATTTTGGCCCCTGGGTTCCGCCATTTCCTGCTTACTTACCCATGCCTGAAAATATGCCCGGAAAAGGTATTGGCCATTTTCTTGGAGCTATGCGTATTGATGCATTCCGCCCGGCAGAAGACTTTAAGATGGATATGGACAGTTGGATAAAAAGGGTTAAGAAAGCCAAAACCATTAAAGGAAAAGAAAGGATTGTGATACCCGGTGAGCCTGAAGCCGAAATGGAAAAATATAGGAAAATAAACGGATTTAATTTAGATGCACAGGTAATAGCAGACCTGGCGCAACTTGCAGCAAAATTTTCAATACCATTTTAA
- a CDS encoding TraB/GumN family protein, producing MLYKRTLRIKYFFIIILTPIFSYGQVAPNRPVYNSLLWEITGNGLTKPSYLFGTMHVSSKMAFHLGDSFYFALKQADAVALELNPELWQPQMARLAELNNNYLDYIKQGGNQFLNEKSFQIKKFDDRLKFALSSEPPAINNLLYRSYKEREDFEEDTFLDLYIYQAGRKLGKLPAGVEDFFESQKIVLEAYADMAKEKNKEAVNTDESSVSELMEKMQDAYRNGDLNLLDSIEKKLEPSKAFKEKFLYKRNILQAVAIDSIIKITSLFAGIGAAHLPGERGVIELLRQKGYTVRPIPMSKRDAVQKDEIEKRKVKVNFGTHFADDSMYRVDAPGNLYLLQSPYSIFKRWQFADMSNGSYYMVTRVKTNGIFLKMDSPGILKVIDSLLYENIPGKILSKKSIVKNSYPGYDIINKTRRGDMQRYQVFAIATEVIIFKMSGKNDYVAGEEGNRFFSSIQLRQRSVFSQRFYPKQGGFSIHLPQEPTQYFDNTEQNRWEYEAKDTANGDAYLVMKKSLYNFDFIEEDSFELKMPEESFRSPDFFGEQISRRYGWVQQFPALFVREKLKEGDVVNAVFIVKAPHYYVLAKRTSNLADSSFAFINSFKWEPYQYQQSVELIDNFYFIKMLSQVKPNLDKGMREIIENINKATAEMGSSQGYYSYWPAKKNILLKSDSTGEAVSITIQEFPAYYYLNNLDKFWQYQWEEDMQGDDMYLGIKQPLRTPNFGKGYYYTLRDTGSAKTIERMVLLDGKFKYSLYGVSDTLTGLTGLTKTVFESFTFFNPDSNRIYQDKVPAFFNDLYSTDSAIHKKALSALTSVNFKYKDLPFMYNAISGMNSSIKDYFEIKQGLITEMGFVNDTIPDEIPLFLKSIYEQTADTSLFQNAVVKALARIPSALSYSILKKILLQDPPVFENERDYSYLFDSLGDSLELAKPLFPELLALTTLQDYKEPVINLLVALVDSGLLKKRVYKNYFPSIYIDAKTSLKKQLNKDERKMQDEKKQEETYNEDEIRYDYASGFNTELIDYAILLMPYFDKEKNVQHFFKKLLQSRSEDIQMEAALLMIKNHKKVADSILLQLASKDKFRAGLYNRLALLGWLDYFPQTYLNQEMIARSFMVAKSTANKLDSVVFLSKQPCTFRNKSGMVYFYKYRVNKSGDWKIGLSGIQPINENEIDNYNWLTQLTGKTLKENELVEKQLSRQLLQKLFSLRKSSAEFFMDDGYYNYDRER from the coding sequence ATGCTGTACAAACGAACTTTGCGTATTAAGTATTTTTTTATAATTATACTCACCCCAATTTTTTCTTATGGACAGGTTGCACCTAACCGGCCCGTATACAATAGCCTGCTATGGGAAATTACCGGCAACGGATTAACAAAGCCTTCTTACCTTTTTGGCACCATGCATGTAAGCAGTAAAATGGCCTTTCACCTGGGAGATTCTTTTTATTTTGCCTTAAAACAGGCAGACGCAGTTGCCCTCGAACTAAACCCTGAGTTATGGCAACCACAAATGGCAAGGCTTGCCGAGCTCAATAACAATTATTTGGATTATATAAAACAGGGTGGTAACCAGTTTTTAAATGAAAAATCTTTTCAAATTAAAAAATTTGATGACCGGTTAAAATTTGCGCTTAGCTCAGAACCGCCGGCTATCAACAACCTACTCTACAGATCGTACAAAGAAAGGGAAGACTTTGAGGAAGATACCTTTTTGGATTTATATATTTACCAGGCCGGCAGAAAGCTGGGCAAATTGCCTGCAGGAGTGGAAGATTTTTTTGAATCGCAAAAAATTGTATTGGAAGCTTATGCTGATATGGCCAAAGAAAAAAATAAGGAAGCAGTTAACACCGATGAAAGCTCTGTAAGTGAACTCATGGAAAAAATGCAGGATGCTTATAGGAACGGTGATTTAAACCTGCTGGATTCCATTGAAAAAAAACTGGAGCCTTCAAAAGCATTTAAAGAAAAATTTTTATACAAAAGAAATATTTTACAGGCAGTCGCCATTGATAGTATTATAAAAATAACCTCTTTATTTGCCGGTATTGGAGCAGCCCATTTGCCAGGCGAAAGAGGCGTTATAGAACTGCTGCGCCAAAAAGGGTATACCGTAAGGCCAATTCCTATGAGCAAAAGAGATGCAGTACAAAAAGATGAAATTGAAAAAAGAAAAGTAAAAGTAAATTTTGGTACCCATTTTGCAGATGACAGTATGTACCGTGTTGACGCTCCGGGTAATTTATATTTATTACAATCACCTTATTCTATTTTTAAACGCTGGCAATTTGCCGATATGAGCAATGGGTCGTATTACATGGTAACCCGGGTAAAAACCAATGGAATTTTTTTGAAAATGGACTCACCCGGAATTTTAAAAGTGATTGACAGCCTGCTTTATGAAAATATTCCGGGAAAAATTTTATCTAAGAAAAGTATCGTGAAAAATAGTTATCCCGGCTATGATATTATTAACAAAACAAGGCGTGGGGATATGCAGCGTTACCAGGTATTTGCTATAGCTACCGAAGTAATTATTTTTAAAATGAGCGGAAAAAATGATTATGTGGCAGGCGAGGAAGGAAATCGTTTTTTTTCGTCCATACAGTTAAGGCAAAGGTCAGTGTTTTCCCAAAGGTTTTATCCAAAGCAGGGCGGCTTTAGTATTCACCTGCCACAGGAACCTACACAATACTTTGACAATACCGAGCAAAATAGGTGGGAGTACGAAGCAAAAGATACGGCAAATGGTGATGCTTACCTGGTTATGAAAAAGAGCCTCTATAATTTTGATTTTATTGAAGAGGATAGCTTTGAGCTTAAAATGCCGGAAGAATCTTTCAGGTCTCCTGATTTTTTTGGAGAGCAAATCAGCCGCCGCTATGGATGGGTTCAGCAGTTCCCGGCATTATTTGTAAGGGAAAAATTAAAAGAAGGCGATGTGGTAAATGCCGTTTTTATTGTAAAAGCCCCACATTATTATGTATTGGCAAAACGCACATCAAACTTAGCTGACAGCTCTTTTGCATTTATCAATTCTTTTAAATGGGAACCTTATCAATACCAGCAATCTGTAGAATTAATAGACAATTTTTATTTTATTAAAATGCTATCGCAGGTAAAACCCAATTTAGATAAGGGCATGAGAGAGATTATTGAAAATATAAACAAAGCAACTGCAGAAATGGGCAGTAGCCAGGGTTATTATTCTTACTGGCCTGCTAAAAAAAATATCTTATTAAAAAGCGACAGTACGGGTGAGGCTGTCTCTATCACTATTCAGGAATTCCCAGCTTATTATTATTTAAATAACCTTGATAAATTTTGGCAATACCAATGGGAAGAAGATATGCAGGGCGATGATATGTATCTCGGCATTAAACAACCATTGCGTACCCCCAATTTTGGGAAAGGTTATTATTATACTTTAAGGGACACAGGCTCGGCAAAAACTATTGAACGCATGGTATTACTGGATGGAAAATTTAAATATTCCCTTTATGGCGTAAGTGACACCTTAACAGGTTTAACGGGCCTTACTAAAACTGTTTTTGAAAGTTTTACTTTTTTTAACCCCGATAGCAACCGTATTTACCAAGACAAGGTACCTGCGTTTTTTAACGATTTATACAGTACAGACAGTGCCATTCACAAAAAAGCTTTAAGCGCCCTTACCTCGGTTAATTTTAAATATAAAGACTTGCCATTTATGTATAATGCCATTTCCGGTATGAATAGTTCTATTAAAGATTATTTTGAAATTAAACAGGGACTAATTACAGAAATGGGATTTGTTAATGATACCATCCCCGATGAAATCCCTTTGTTTTTGAAATCTATTTACGAACAAACTGCAGATACATCTTTGTTTCAAAACGCAGTAGTTAAAGCTTTGGCAAGGATACCATCAGCTTTGTCTTATAGTATCCTTAAAAAAATATTGTTGCAGGACCCTCCGGTATTTGAAAACGAAAGAGATTACAGCTATCTTTTTGATTCTTTGGGGGATTCTCTTGAACTTGCCAAACCACTTTTTCCGGAATTGCTTGCATTAACTACGTTACAGGATTATAAAGAACCCGTAATTAATCTTTTGGTGGCACTGGTAGATAGTGGCCTGCTAAAAAAACGAGTTTATAAAAACTATTTTCCATCCATTTATATTGATGCCAAAACTTCATTAAAAAAGCAATTGAATAAAGATGAGCGGAAAATGCAGGATGAAAAAAAGCAGGAAGAAACCTATAATGAAGATGAAATACGTTATGATTATGCATCGGGTTTTAATACGGAGTTAATTGATTATGCCATTTTACTTATGCCTTATTTTGATAAGGAGAAAAATGTGCAACATTTTTTTAAAAAATTATTGCAAAGCAGGAGCGAGGATATACAAATGGAAGCGGCTTTGCTAATGATAAAGAACCATAAAAAAGTAGCCGATAGTATTTTATTGCAACTGGCTTCTAAAGACAAATTCAGGGCCGGGTTGTACAACAGGCTGGCTTTATTGGGCTGGCTGGATTATTTTCCTCAAACTTATTTAAACCAGGAAATGATTGCCCGTAGTTTTATGGTTGCAAAAAGTACGGCAAACAAATTAGATTCTGTTGTGTTTCTATCTAAGCAACCCTGCACTTTCAGGAACAAAAGCGGCATGGTTTATTTTTACAAATACCGTGTAAATAAATCCGGTGATTGGAAAATTGGCCTTAGTGGCATCCAGCCGATAAATGAAAACGAAATAGATAATTATAACTGGCTTACCCAGCTTACCGGAAAAACATTAAAGGAAAATGAACTAGTGGAAAAGCAGTTAAGCAGGCAACTCCTGCAAAAGCTTTTTTCGCTAAGGAAAAGTTCTGCTGAATTTTTTATGGATGATGGCTATTATAATTACGACAGGGAAAGATAA
- the nusG gene encoding transcription termination/antitermination factor NusG, translated as METVVIPEKETRWYVLRVVSGKERKVKEYLDKDIVRHGWDKVVKQVFLPVEKVYKVLNGKKVMRERNFYPGYLMIEVLEGKLSDDVIQHVSNVSNVMHFLTDGKGSKGNIISLRKAEVNKMLGKVDEMSDVGGVTMSEPFIIGETIKIIDGPFNDFNGVIEEVSDEKKKLKVQVKIFGRATPVELSYMQVEKIS; from the coding sequence ATGGAAACAGTAGTTATACCGGAAAAAGAAACCCGATGGTACGTGTTGCGGGTGGTAAGTGGTAAAGAGCGCAAGGTTAAAGAATACCTCGATAAAGATATTGTTCGTCATGGTTGGGATAAAGTGGTGAAGCAGGTGTTTTTACCGGTTGAAAAAGTATATAAGGTACTCAACGGAAAAAAAGTAATGCGTGAACGGAACTTTTATCCCGGTTATTTAATGATAGAAGTATTGGAAGGTAAGCTTTCTGATGATGTTATTCAGCACGTGAGCAACGTAAGCAATGTGATGCATTTTTTAACCGATGGTAAAGGATCAAAAGGTAATATTATTTCGCTGCGTAAGGCAGAGGTTAATAAAATGCTGGGTAAGGTTGACGAAATGAGTGATGTAGGCGGCGTTACTATGAGCGAACCTTTTATTATTGGCGAAACTATTAAAATTATTGATGGCCCATTCAACGACTTTAACGGCGTAATTGAAGAAGTAAGCGATGAAAAGAAAAAATTAAAAGTACAGGTAAAAATATTTGGCCGTGCCACACCTGTAGAACTGAGTTATATGCAGGTTGAAAAAATAAGCTAA
- the gmd gene encoding GDP-mannose 4,6-dehydratase yields the protein MKTALITGITGQDGAYLAELLLSKGYIVHGLKRRSSLINTNRIDHLYQDPHEKHVRFTLHYGDMTDSTNLIRIVQETQPDEIYNLAAMSHVKVSFETPEYTANADGIGTLRLLEAIRILGMEKKTRIYQASTSELYGMVQEIPQRETTPFYPRSPYAVAKLYAYWIMVNYREAYNMYACNGILFNHESPLRGETFVTRKITRAVAAIALQKQTCLYLGNLDAKRDWGHAKDYVEAMWMMLQQDKPEDFVIATGITTTVRDFVSMAFAEAGIEITFINSGVEEKGVVKKCHNINCSIKEGTVIVAIDPAYFRPTEVEILIGDSSKAKQKLGWLPKYNLASLIKEMVAADIHLLKNCN from the coding sequence ATGAAAACTGCATTAATTACCGGAATTACCGGGCAGGATGGTGCTTACCTTGCCGAATTGTTACTTTCAAAAGGCTACATTGTTCATGGTTTAAAAAGACGGTCGAGCCTCATCAATACCAATAGGATAGATCACCTGTACCAGGATCCGCATGAAAAACATGTAAGGTTTACCCTGCATTATGGAGATATGACGGATAGCACCAACCTCATACGCATTGTACAGGAAACCCAACCCGATGAAATTTATAACCTGGCTGCTATGAGCCATGTAAAAGTGAGCTTTGAAACTCCGGAATATACCGCAAATGCAGATGGAATTGGAACTTTAAGGTTATTAGAAGCAATAAGGATATTGGGTATGGAAAAGAAAACCAGGATTTACCAGGCTTCCACTTCGGAATTATATGGCATGGTTCAGGAAATACCCCAAAGAGAAACCACTCCTTTTTATCCACGAAGCCCTTATGCAGTAGCTAAACTATATGCTTACTGGATAATGGTAAACTACAGGGAAGCTTATAATATGTATGCCTGCAATGGGATACTTTTTAACCATGAAAGCCCTTTAAGAGGCGAAACGTTTGTAACCCGCAAAATTACCAGGGCAGTTGCTGCCATTGCTTTGCAAAAACAAACCTGCCTGTACCTGGGTAACCTGGATGCAAAACGGGATTGGGGCCATGCAAAAGATTATGTAGAAGCCATGTGGATGATGCTACAGCAAGATAAACCCGAAGATTTTGTAATTGCCACTGGAATTACAACAACCGTAAGGGACTTTGTATCAATGGCATTTGCCGAAGCAGGAATTGAAATAACATTTATAAATTCCGGGGTTGAAGAAAAGGGTGTGGTGAAGAAATGCCATAACATCAATTGTTCAATTAAAGAAGGTACTGTAATAGTAGCTATAGATCCTGCATATTTTCGGCCAACAGAAGTAGAAATTTTAATTGGGGACTCTTCAAAAGCAAAACAAAAACTTGGCTGGTTGCCAAAATATAACCTTGCCTCATTAATTAAAGAAATGGTGGCTGCAGATATTCATCTTTTAAAAAATTGCAATTAA
- a CDS encoding GDP-L-fucose synthase, protein MNKTDKIYIAGHSGLVGSAIVRALENEGFQNLIYKRSKELDLRNQQQVNDFFAQEKPQYVFLSAGKVGGIVANNTYRADFLYDNIMIAANVMHAAFENKVTKLQYLGSSCIYPKMAPQPIKEDSMLTGPLEITNEPYALAKIAGIKLAQAYKDQYAANFISLMPTNMYGLNDNYHPQNSHVLPALIRRFHEAKIADAPEVIIWGTGSPLREFLFADDLAEACLFLMDHYNGREIINVGSGEEISIKALAGLIKKIIGFKGSLVFDTARPDGTPRKLMDVTKIQAMGCKHKVNLEEGIAIAYKDFLQHHASIITQ, encoded by the coding sequence ATGAACAAAACTGATAAAATTTATATAGCAGGTCATAGCGGCCTGGTAGGATCGGCAATAGTAAGGGCATTAGAAAATGAGGGCTTTCAAAACCTTATTTATAAAAGATCAAAAGAACTTGATTTGCGTAACCAGCAACAGGTAAATGATTTTTTTGCTCAGGAAAAACCACAATATGTTTTTTTAAGTGCCGGTAAAGTAGGCGGTATTGTTGCCAATAATACTTATAGGGCAGATTTTTTATACGATAATATAATGATTGCAGCCAATGTAATGCATGCAGCTTTTGAAAATAAAGTTACCAAATTGCAATATCTGGGTAGTTCATGCATTTATCCTAAAATGGCTCCACAACCTATTAAAGAAGATAGCATGCTTACCGGGCCATTGGAAATTACCAATGAACCCTATGCACTGGCAAAAATTGCCGGTATAAAACTGGCACAGGCTTATAAAGACCAATATGCTGCAAATTTTATTAGCCTTATGCCCACCAATATGTATGGCTTAAACGATAATTACCACCCTCAAAACAGCCATGTATTACCTGCATTAATAAGGCGTTTTCATGAAGCAAAAATTGCGGATGCACCAGAGGTGATCATTTGGGGAACCGGTTCTCCCTTAAGGGAATTTTTATTTGCCGATGACCTTGCTGAAGCCTGCTTGTTTTTAATGGATCATTATAATGGAAGAGAAATTATAAATGTAGGCAGTGGTGAAGAAATAAGTATAAAAGCCCTCGCCGGGTTAATTAAAAAAATTATTGGCTTTAAAGGGAGTTTAGTATTTGATACCGCCAGGCCGGATGGCACACCACGAAAATTAATGGATGTAACCAAAATTCAGGCAATGGGCTGTAAGCATAAAGTAAATTTAGAAGAAGGCATTGCTATAGCGTACAAAGATTTTTTACAGCATCATGCTTCAATAATTACCCAATAA
- a CDS encoding ABC transporter ATP-binding protein, producing the protein MPPLLTIKNLRVTFTNDGIINTVVKDINFAIEKGKITALVGESGSGKSITALSLLKLLPSNANATGEIFFCNCQSSTNLLHLSSKKINTIRGNSISMIFQEPMTSLNPVLTCGRQVIEVLVKHKKYSSKVAREITIQLFEKTGLPNPEQILKRYPHQLSGGQKQRIMIAMAICCNPTLLIADEPTTALDVTVQKNILSLIKNLQVQNSMAVLLITHDLGLVNDVADEIIVMQKGEIAEYGNAQQVLHYPQHNYTKLLLSSRPGKSKKPKPDIVKSAVGNNSGHHIAASQAPALEVRNIVVQFKEKKNIWGKPLNYKTAVNGVSFCVAQNETLGLVGESGCGKTTLGRAILGLIKPQKGEIFLHGKNLMSLTDADKKIISKQLQVVFQDPYGSLNPRLTIAEALTEPMAVHGLLSGKRQREEKAVLLMEKVNIKADFLKRYPHQFSGGQRQRICIARALSVDPSFIIFDESVSALDVSVQMHILQLIDELKNSQQFTSIFISHDLSVVHYISNSIMVMNQGKMVETGTADEIFYHPKNEYTRQLIDAIPGKNL; encoded by the coding sequence TTGCCGCCGTTATTAACCATAAAGAACCTTAGGGTAACTTTTACAAACGATGGTATAATAAATACAGTTGTAAAAGATATTAATTTTGCCATTGAAAAAGGCAAAATTACGGCGCTTGTAGGCGAAAGCGGATCAGGGAAATCTATTACAGCATTATCGCTTCTTAAACTATTACCCTCAAATGCAAATGCAACCGGTGAAATATTTTTTTGCAATTGCCAAAGCAGCACCAACCTTCTGCATTTAAGCTCAAAAAAAATCAATACCATACGGGGCAATAGTATTTCCATGATTTTCCAGGAGCCCATGACTTCGCTAAATCCTGTATTAACCTGTGGCCGGCAGGTGATAGAAGTATTGGTGAAACATAAAAAGTATTCCTCAAAAGTAGCAAGGGAAATAACCATACAGCTTTTTGAAAAAACCGGCTTGCCTAATCCTGAGCAAATATTAAAACGTTATCCGCACCAGTTAAGTGGAGGACAAAAGCAAAGGATCATGATAGCCATGGCCATTTGCTGCAACCCGACCCTGCTTATTGCCGATGAACCCACCACAGCATTGGATGTTACCGTACAAAAAAACATTCTTTCGTTAATTAAAAATTTACAGGTACAAAATTCAATGGCCGTATTATTGATAACACACGATCTGGGATTGGTAAACGATGTAGCCGATGAAATAATAGTAATGCAAAAGGGTGAAATAGCAGAATATGGTAATGCTCAGCAAGTATTGCATTACCCTCAACATAACTACACAAAATTATTGCTCTCAAGCAGGCCTGGAAAATCCAAAAAACCTAAACCGGATATCGTAAAAAGTGCCGTAGGAAATAATTCCGGCCATCATATCGCCGCCAGCCAAGCACCTGCTTTGGAAGTAAGAAACATAGTTGTACAATTTAAGGAGAAAAAAAATATTTGGGGAAAGCCTTTAAATTACAAAACGGCGGTAAACGGGGTAAGTTTTTGTGTGGCACAAAATGAAACACTGGGGCTGGTTGGAGAAAGCGGTTGTGGCAAAACCACCCTTGGCCGGGCCATACTTGGGCTGATTAAACCACAAAAAGGAGAAATTTTTTTACATGGAAAAAATTTAATGTCATTAACAGATGCTGACAAAAAAATTATAAGCAAACAATTGCAGGTGGTTTTCCAGGATCCGTACGGCTCACTAAACCCAAGATTGACTATTGCCGAAGCTCTTACAGAACCTATGGCTGTACACGGCCTTTTATCCGGCAAAAGACAAAGAGAAGAAAAGGCGGTTTTGCTAATGGAAAAAGTAAACATAAAAGCCGATTTTTTAAAACGCTACCCACACCAGTTTAGCGGCGGGCAGCGGCAGAGAATTTGTATTGCACGTGCACTTTCTGTTGATCCTTCGTTTATAATTTTTGACGAAAGCGTTTCGGCCCTTGATGTAAGTGTACAAATGCATATCCTGCAACTGATAGATGAGCTTAAAAATTCACAGCAATTTACTTCCATTTTTATTTCTCATGACCTTTCTGTAGTGCATTATATCAGCAACAGTATAATGGTAATGAACCAGGGAAAAATGGTAGAAACCGGAACCGCAGATGAAATTTTTTATCATCCCAAAAACGAATATACCCGGCAATTGATAGACGCCATACCCGGAAAAAATTTGTAA
- the queA gene encoding tRNA preQ1(34) S-adenosylmethionine ribosyltransferase-isomerase QueA, translated as MKLSQFKFDLPLNLIAQHPAKKREESRMMVIHRHTGQIEHRQFRDIMEYFDDKDVFVVNNTKVFPARMYGRKEKTGAKIEVFLLRELNKPNKLWDVIVDPARKIRVGNKLYFGENDELVAEVIDNTTSRGRTIRFLWDGTDDEFKQMLEFMGETPLPKYIKRKPEEEDKERYQTVYAKYEGAVAAPTAGLHFSKELIKRLEIQGIRFAEVTLHTGLGTFRPIEVEDLSKHKMDAEYYKIDEMACTIVNKAKESSQRICSIGTTTMRAMETSYTAQKLLKASEGWTNHFIHPPYNFNIADSLVTNFHLPKTSLLIMACAFAGYELMMEAYKKAIKEKYRFFSYGDSMLII; from the coding sequence ATGAAATTATCTCAGTTTAAGTTCGACCTTCCACTAAACCTTATTGCCCAGCACCCTGCAAAAAAAAGAGAAGAAAGCCGTATGATGGTTATCCATCGGCATACCGGCCAGATTGAGCACCGCCAGTTCAGGGATATTATGGAATATTTTGATGATAAAGATGTGTTTGTAGTAAACAATACCAAGGTTTTCCCGGCCCGAATGTACGGACGTAAAGAAAAAACCGGTGCAAAAATTGAAGTTTTTCTTTTAAGGGAACTCAACAAGCCCAATAAACTTTGGGATGTGATTGTGGACCCTGCAAGAAAAATACGTGTAGGCAATAAACTTTATTTTGGCGAAAATGATGAACTGGTAGCCGAAGTAATTGATAATACTACCAGCCGAGGAAGAACCATTAGGTTTTTATGGGATGGCACCGATGATGAGTTTAAACAAATGCTTGAGTTTATGGGGGAAACGCCATTACCCAAATATATAAAACGCAAACCCGAAGAAGAAGATAAAGAACGCTATCAAACCGTATATGCCAAATACGAAGGCGCTGTAGCTGCACCTACCGCCGGGCTCCATTTTAGCAAAGAGCTTATTAAACGGCTGGAAATACAGGGCATACGCTTTGCCGAAGTTACCCTGCATACGGGCCTGGGCACTTTTAGGCCTATTGAAGTAGAAGATTTGAGCAAACATAAAATGGATGCCGAATATTACAAGATTGACGAAATGGCCTGCACCATTGTAAATAAAGCCAAAGAAAGCAGCCAACGTATTTGCTCCATTGGTACCACTACCATGCGTGCCATGGAAACATCCTACACCGCTCAAAAATTATTAAAAGCTTCTGAAGGCTGGACCAATCATTTTATTCATCCGCCATACAATTTTAATATAGCCGATTCACTGGTTACCAATTTTCATTTGCCTAAAACCAGCCTGCTTATTATGGCATGTGCCTTTGCGGGTTATGAGCTAATGATGGAAGCGTATAAAAAAGCAATTAAAGAAAAATACCGTTTCTTCAGCTATGGGGATTCTATGCTTATTATTTAA
- the secE gene encoding preprotein translocase subunit SecE, producing MSKLVNYVRDSYYELTEKVSWPKWENLQQSTMIVLGATIFITAIVALMDFVANSAMKFIYSLFA from the coding sequence ATGTCAAAATTGGTAAACTACGTAAGGGATTCTTATTACGAACTTACTGAAAAAGTAAGCTGGCCTAAATGGGAAAATTTGCAGCAAAGCACCATGATTGTGCTGGGCGCCACTATTTTTATTACAGCTATAGTTGCACTTATGGACTTTGTGGCCAATAGCGCAATGAAATTTATTTACTCATTATTTGCATAA